One genomic segment of Natrialbaceae archaeon AArc-T1-2 includes these proteins:
- a CDS encoding ATP-binding protein: MSDAALDVVEFLLTTRVYSDDRSLDENDLPPEYRRVFWTGGAGDDTGDDRGGIQRPLSVTNSTARAATGIDRPWEAVSELMFTDRDEFSGSISLTESEMAERWLVERASEKRLMKNPTLAKHFEDHDDLELDYEAAREMNRPIQADRVWIDGLLEEYFDEEDDEDMLDLVEIRAPEEIEVSLEEIVLTEDQEGEIEKISKAIEHRDYLAEIGLREIGKLLFVGPPGTGKTSTARALARDMDLPFVEVKLSMITSQYLGETAKNVDKTFEVAKRLSPCILFIDEFDFVAKTRRSDEHAALKRAVNTLLKSIDDVSLIQNDVLLIGATNHPDQLDAAAWRRFDEIVNFPKPDDSMRADILRVITRAMDIEEFDPKTVAEATEGLTGSDLRMVLREAVLDALTENRTTLTQDDLLEAVEGFEERDNLKNMDMIEGDHDALVAGGDVGKAGDGGHSHDHDHDHDHNHSH; the protein is encoded by the coding sequence ATGAGTGACGCGGCGCTCGACGTCGTCGAGTTCCTGCTCACGACGAGGGTCTACTCGGACGACCGATCGCTAGACGAAAACGACCTGCCGCCCGAATACCGTCGCGTATTCTGGACCGGTGGCGCAGGCGACGATACGGGAGACGATCGTGGCGGTATCCAGCGACCGCTCTCGGTCACGAACAGCACCGCACGCGCGGCGACGGGAATCGACCGTCCCTGGGAGGCCGTCTCCGAACTCATGTTCACCGACAGAGACGAGTTCTCGGGCTCGATCTCGCTCACCGAGTCTGAGATGGCAGAACGCTGGCTCGTCGAACGCGCAAGCGAGAAGCGACTGATGAAAAATCCGACGCTCGCGAAACACTTCGAGGACCACGACGACCTCGAACTCGACTACGAGGCCGCCCGGGAGATGAACCGGCCGATCCAGGCCGACCGCGTCTGGATCGACGGCCTGCTCGAGGAGTACTTCGACGAGGAAGACGACGAGGACATGCTCGATCTCGTCGAGATCCGCGCGCCCGAAGAGATCGAGGTCTCGCTCGAGGAGATCGTCCTCACGGAAGACCAGGAAGGCGAGATCGAGAAGATCTCGAAGGCGATCGAACACCGTGACTACCTCGCCGAGATCGGCCTGCGAGAGATCGGCAAACTGCTGTTCGTCGGGCCGCCCGGCACCGGCAAGACCTCGACGGCACGGGCGCTGGCCCGTGACATGGACCTGCCGTTCGTCGAGGTCAAGCTCTCGATGATCACCTCCCAGTATCTCGGCGAGACGGCGAAAAACGTCGACAAGACCTTCGAGGTCGCCAAACGACTCTCGCCGTGTATCCTCTTCATCGACGAGTTCGACTTCGTCGCGAAGACCCGCCGCAGCGACGAACACGCCGCCCTGAAACGCGCCGTCAACACCCTGCTCAAGAGCATCGACGACGTCTCGCTGATCCAAAACGACGTCTTGCTGATCGGCGCGACGAACCACCCCGACCAGCTCGATGCCGCCGCCTGGCGACGGTTCGACGAGATCGTCAACTTCCCGAAACCCGACGACAGCATGCGGGCGGACATCCTTCGGGTCATCACGCGGGCAATGGATATCGAAGAGTTCGATCCCAAGACCGTCGCCGAGGCCACCGAGGGGCTGACCGGCAGCGATCTCCGGATGGTGCTTCGCGAGGCCGTCCTCGACGCCCTCACCGAGAACCGGACGACGCTCACCCAGGACGATCTGCTCGAGGCCGTCGAGGGCTTCGAGGAACGGGACAACCTGAAGAACATGGACATGATCGAGGGCGACCACGACGCGCTCGTCGCGGGCGGGGACGTCGGCAAGGCCGGCGACGGGGGTCATTCCCACGATCACGACCACGACCACGACCACAATCACTCACACTGA